In Bacteroidota bacterium, a single genomic region encodes these proteins:
- a CDS encoding NifU family protein gives MEIVSIPTQLYAESTPNPAAMKFVSNRKLIEGTPIDFPAKEQTKSSPLAAKLFSFPFVTGVFIASNFITISKTKSVEWFDIQSDLREFLQDYLSKGLPVLSQKVVTEKAAIVSETELVGEKPTNETDIKIAQILDEYIRPAVEGDGGAITFKSFKNGVVTVVLQGSCSGCPSSTFTLKAGIEGLLKRLIPEVTEVVAEEQ, from the coding sequence ATGGAAATTGTAAGCATTCCAACACAACTTTACGCAGAATCTACCCCCAATCCTGCAGCCATGAAATTTGTTTCGAATCGGAAACTGATTGAAGGCACACCTATTGATTTTCCGGCAAAAGAACAAACAAAATCTTCGCCCTTGGCAGCAAAATTATTTAGCTTCCCATTTGTAACCGGTGTATTTATTGCCTCCAATTTTATTACCATTTCAAAAACAAAGAGTGTCGAATGGTTTGATATTCAAAGTGATTTACGTGAATTCTTGCAAGACTATTTAAGTAAAGGTTTACCTGTTTTATCACAAAAGGTGGTGACTGAAAAGGCTGCAATTGTTAGTGAAACAGAGCTTGTCGGCGAAAAGCCAACCAATGAAACAGATATTAAAATTGCACAAATTTTAGATGAATATATTCGACCGGCAGTGGAAGGTGATGGAGGTGCAATAACATTTAAATCTTTTAAGAATGGTGTTGTAACGGTGGTTTTACAAGGCTCTTGCAGTGGTTGCCCCTCTTCTACCTTTACCCTAAAAGCCGGAATTGAAGGTTTGTTAAAACGACTTATTCCCGAAGTGACTGAAGTGGTTGCAGAAGAACAATAA
- a CDS encoding fibronectin type III domain-containing protein yields the protein MNRFLPKSLIVGVLLFIAGYSSKAQTTPYAYKGLYVYAIDTILSDATGNAENILFRYCRDSSFNAITISIGCLNLHTSPSYTAKLAAFIKKGRTRYGVKYFSAVVSEYTTLLTEVHPFQISRTDTLERFNHYNFEFEYWNDANYNSGKTYCTNFLTPGGYSCDSVGAWSYFSKNMKRVDSLAAADGIKSTVYIGVSSKDTLKNRFVANTVDLVMLACYNADTSKLYMGHTIAKLTAYSKASHKVDVLPIFASLTKSAAENLKQYLIGPAPVGKHSEASAMPIFMREYATLSATVKSKINIVGYKWFKYGGMPKDSTNTAILSVPTSITAVPSATSALLSWAAVSGATAYRIMYAKANTYNFTTVSTSTNSYTLAGLQANTAYQFVVYSVISTKTSASSTLVSFTTTATGAACTLPTGLSSSAISDVAATLSWAAVAGASSYNLQYRIVGTASWISSTSATTSKSLTGLTASSSYEFQVQANCGAGSLSAFTASSNFSTTSAPCNAPSGLGSSGVTTNSATVLANAVANAVSYNIQYRTVGASTWTATPSPSVSKTISGLTPATSYEFQVQAVCNSNSSPFSSSSNFATPAPPCNIPSGLSSSAVSNLAATLSWTAVSGATSYAIQYRIVGAATWMSSTSTSASKTISGLSASSTYEFQIQTVCSASSSSAFSTSSNFTTAAPPCAIASGLSSSSVTDNSATISWTAVSGASSYAIQYRVSGTSVWSTATSATITKNLSGLSASSTYEFQVQTVCSASNSSAFSSSSNFTTPAPPCNVPVGLSSTSVTNSSALLSWTAFAGASSYTVQYRVVSAATWTSASCAVTSNSISGLLASTNYEFQVKSVCSASNSSAFSSSSTFSTPAPPCNTPAGLSSSNVTHNGATIGWTAVPGASGYNIKYRVVGAATWTTTTGTSVSKILSSLSSSSNYEFQVQADCGSGNTSAFAASATFTTAATPCTLPSGLTSTSVTSTSATLNWSAASGASGYLIQYRIVGSASWTSVTSASNSKNISGLTASSNYEFQVQSDCGAGNISAFTASSLFTTPAPPCSVVTGLAAASITENSAILNWVDFAGTSGYNIRYRIIGAASWTNATSSINTKSLSGLTASSAYEFQIQSDCGSGNTSAFSASVNFTSLAPPCNVPTGLSPSAVTNSSATLSWNAISGANGYTIQYRVVGAATWTTLTNASSSYNLSGLSANTTYEFGVQTNCTSNSSAFAAATSFATSAPPCILPSGLAAASVSDATATLSWGAVSGAANYNIQYRIVGTSVWTTGSSASNSLNISSLSASSNYEFQVQTECSSGNTSAFSTSANFSTLAAPCSIPSGLSSASVTDNSVSLTWNNNASALSYTVQYRIIGSSTWTPLSSNLNSKNISGLSPVSNYEFQVKSDCGAGNTSAFSSSSNFVTLAPPCNIPTGLSASSVTENAATLSWNAVSGAASYSVQYRIVGAANWTVVSSIVPTKQLSNLSASSNYEFQVQTECTYGNTSSFSASLNFTTPAPPCNTPSGLSTSGVTYNAATLNWTSAIGASAYTIKYHVVGAATWTTASSANNSLALTALQASTNYEFQVQSDCGGGNASAYSSVVDFFTPAAPCNMPSGLSSSAVTYNSATVNWNTLAGINSFTIRYRIVGAATWSSLTSVTNSKSLTALTPSSNYEFQIQSDCGNANTSAFTASANFTTPAPPCNAPTGLSSSAITYNSATINWTAYSGATAYILKYRVIGAPTWTSVNSSNTTYNLTNLSSSANYEFKIQSDCGNSNTSSFTSTSTFVTPAPPCNAPVGLNASSVTYNSAILNWGIVAGVSSYTVQYRVVGTANWINTSSASNSKTVTGLNASSNYEFQLQSDCGNGNLSSFSASSTFSTPAPPCSVPSALMASSITDVSANLDWSNFAGAGTYNLQYRIIGSSTWTSVVCSINSKNISGLSASTTYEFQVQSDCGNGNVSAYSGSSNFSTTATPCNIPSGLNASAVTNNTATLNWNAIAGAVSYAIHYRVVGTPTWTDLVSNTNSLNISGLNANATYEFEVQSICSASSSSIFSSTSTFATSAPPCLSPSNLVSASITGDAADVSWTAVATAVNYNVQYRIVGSSVWNTVSGANTTITLNALTPLSNYEFQVQTECASGNTSPFSNSATFSTLAPPCNPPVGLAVASITENSATLNWVDFSGASSYTIQYRITGTTTWTNLSSILNSKNLSGLNGSTGYEFRVQSNCGAGNVSVFTDSVSFITLAPPCNIPSGLGASALTYNSAMLDWNAVPNAVAYNYNYRLIGSAAWISGTVTSNSLNLTGLNAAANYEFQVQCDCGNSNTSNFSSASAFTTQAAPCGTPTNLASASVTYNSATISWTPVAGATSYTIQYKISVTNSWNTLNSTSASKSLVGLSDASLYEFGIAADCGNGNTSIFSTNATFTTLAAPCTIPVGLTAVSNSPTDASINWTSVAGAIGYTVQYRISGSTSWLSVPSTTNSAYLPNLSHSSSYEYQVQSDCGSGNTSAFTSSATFNTAVPACNAPSTLAATNLTSNSALLDWASVSGAASYNLQYRVTGATTWISATSNSSSKSLTNLNPTTSYEFQIQTVCIAGNSSAFSASSVFTTDIPPCNTPSGLAASLITDNSAQLNWTAFSGANSYSVQYKESTASNWISLTCNSNSISITNLQASATYQFQIESNCGIGVSSGYSAPATFTTLAQPCIAPLGLSVNSVTSSTASITWNGQSNAQSYTISYRLNGAANWMNLNSNTTSINLSGLTPSSTYEYQVQSNCAIGSSPFSSIANFATGNPSCTITANLSSTNITQTSANIAWDAVAGASSYLIEYRVVGTNVWTSVSSNTTSESLSGLLPASSYEFHVQTICSASNSSAFTNAATFATIAPPCGIAAGLISAGATSTSVSLSWNPVQDATSYSIQYRVSGSSTWQTVNSNVASVNLLGLTANSIYEYQVQTTCTYGLSQYSNSGSFATLSASGCDTPTGLFASSIKSSSAKLNWNPANGASSYKVQYRKQGSTIWTNKTTSYTNKCITSLVPFTPYEFQVQTNCTSNTSAYSSAFLFTTAKSLGAKTTANYNARAAHSALGITLNWTSSSETNLAFYTIERSEDNIEFEPIRNIAAAGNSTFAQDYEFNDIDMKLSPAIGTVWYRLSMTDNLGNVTYLRTIEVTQINEFEDVFKVYPNPTTDDNINLTVKLDHHEEMLVVLMDILGNQVYSKVVVTDDNGFAASGINPGKDLKPGIYEIVGYSSKRQMSKKLIIY from the coding sequence ATGAATCGATTTCTACCAAAAAGCCTGATTGTAGGGGTTCTGCTGTTTATTGCGGGATATTCTTCAAAGGCACAAACCACTCCATACGCCTACAAAGGGCTTTATGTATACGCGATAGATACTATACTTAGTGATGCAACAGGCAATGCAGAAAATATTTTATTTCGCTATTGCCGCGACAGTTCTTTTAACGCTATTACGATTAGTATTGGGTGTTTAAATTTACATACTTCTCCAAGTTATACAGCAAAACTTGCGGCATTTATTAAAAAAGGAAGAACCCGTTATGGAGTGAAATACTTTTCGGCTGTAGTGTCTGAATATACTACACTTCTTACGGAAGTGCACCCCTTTCAAATTAGCCGAACTGATACCTTAGAACGTTTTAATCATTACAATTTTGAATTTGAATATTGGAACGATGCCAATTACAATAGCGGAAAAACCTACTGTACAAATTTTTTAACACCAGGAGGCTACAGCTGCGATTCGGTGGGTGCATGGAGCTATTTTAGTAAAAACATGAAACGGGTTGATTCCCTTGCAGCTGCAGATGGAATAAAAAGTACGGTTTATATTGGCGTTAGTAGTAAGGATACATTAAAAAATCGCTTTGTTGCGAATACTGTCGATTTGGTGATGCTTGCTTGTTATAATGCTGATACCTCAAAATTATACATGGGCCATACCATAGCAAAACTTACAGCCTACTCAAAGGCAAGTCACAAAGTGGACGTTCTCCCAATTTTTGCCAGTTTAACCAAGAGTGCTGCCGAAAATTTAAAGCAATACTTAATCGGTCCAGCACCGGTAGGAAAACATTCCGAAGCCTCGGCCATGCCCATATTTATGCGGGAATATGCCACACTCTCCGCTACGGTTAAGAGTAAAATAAATATAGTCGGCTATAAGTGGTTCAAATACGGAGGGATGCCCAAGGATTCAACGAATACTGCAATCTTATCGGTACCAACTAGTATAACTGCTGTGCCTTCGGCTACCTCTGCACTCCTAAGTTGGGCTGCAGTTTCAGGCGCTACAGCCTATAGGATTATGTATGCAAAAGCGAATACTTATAATTTTACAACCGTATCAACTTCAACAAATTCATACACCTTAGCCGGCTTACAAGCCAATACTGCTTATCAGTTTGTGGTGTATTCGGTTATTTCAACAAAAACTTCAGCCAGTTCAACCTTAGTTAGTTTTACCACCACTGCAACCGGTGCTGCTTGTACTTTACCAACAGGTTTAAGTTCTTCTGCAATAAGTGATGTTGCAGCAACCCTATCATGGGCGGCAGTTGCAGGTGCGAGCAGTTATAACCTTCAATACAGAATAGTTGGCACAGCATCTTGGATTTCTAGCACCAGTGCCACCACCTCAAAAAGTTTGACGGGTTTAACTGCCTCCTCTTCATATGAATTTCAGGTACAAGCAAATTGCGGAGCAGGAAGTTTAAGCGCATTTACTGCCTCATCAAATTTTTCAACAACTTCAGCACCTTGTAATGCACCATCCGGATTGGGCTCTTCGGGTGTTACAACCAATTCGGCAACCGTTTTGGCAAATGCTGTCGCCAATGCTGTTAGTTATAACATACAATACCGAACCGTTGGTGCATCCACATGGACCGCTACGCCAAGTCCTTCTGTATCAAAAACCATATCCGGTTTAACCCCTGCCACATCTTATGAATTTCAAGTACAGGCCGTTTGTAACAGCAATTCTAGTCCATTTTCCTCTTCTTCAAATTTCGCTACCCCGGCTCCTCCATGTAATATTCCATCCGGATTAAGTTCTTCTGCTGTGTCAAATTTAGCTGCAACATTAAGTTGGACAGCGGTTTCAGGAGCCACAAGTTATGCCATCCAATATAGAATAGTTGGAGCTGCAACTTGGATGAGTTCTACAAGTACATCGGCATCAAAAACTATAAGCGGATTAAGTGCTTCTTCAACCTATGAGTTTCAAATACAAACTGTTTGTTCTGCAAGCAGTTCAAGCGCTTTCTCAACCTCGTCCAATTTTACAACTGCAGCACCGCCTTGTGCTATTGCATCCGGTTTAAGTTCCTCGTCTGTTACTGATAATTCTGCAACCATTAGCTGGACAGCAGTTTCAGGTGCTTCCAGTTATGCTATTCAATACCGAGTAAGCGGAACAAGTGTTTGGTCAACTGCGACCAGCGCCACAATTACTAAAAATCTGAGTGGCTTAAGTGCTTCTTCAACCTATGAATTTCAAGTACAAACTGTTTGTTCTGCCAGTAATTCCAGTGCATTTTCATCCTCATCTAATTTTACAACTCCTGCCCCACCTTGTAATGTTCCAGTTGGACTTAGCTCAACTTCAGTAACCAACAGTTCTGCCTTGTTAAGTTGGACAGCATTTGCAGGTGCCAGCAGTTATACAGTTCAATACCGTGTTGTTAGTGCTGCAACTTGGACTTCAGCTTCATGTGCAGTAACCTCAAATAGTATAAGTGGTTTGCTTGCTTCCACAAATTATGAATTTCAAGTTAAGTCTGTATGTTCTGCCAGCAATTCCAGCGCATTTTCATCTTCATCAACTTTTTCCACTCCGGCACCTCCGTGCAATACTCCGGCAGGTTTATCTTCCTCAAATGTTACACACAATGGAGCAACAATAGGCTGGACCGCAGTTCCAGGCGCTAGTGGATACAATATAAAATATCGTGTAGTTGGTGCTGCAACATGGACTACCACCACAGGCACCTCCGTTTCTAAAATTTTAAGCAGTTTATCGTCTTCCTCGAATTATGAATTTCAAGTGCAAGCAGATTGTGGAAGTGGCAATACCAGTGCTTTTGCGGCATCTGCAACATTTACAACCGCTGCAACCCCTTGTACATTGCCAAGTGGACTTACAAGTACAAGTGTTACTTCAACTAGTGCAACACTTAACTGGAGTGCTGCATCTGGAGCCAGTGGGTACTTAATTCAATACCGCATTGTTGGATCGGCTAGCTGGACGTCTGTAACAAGTGCAAGTAATTCAAAAAATATTTCGGGATTAACAGCCTCTTCAAATTATGAATTTCAAGTGCAGTCCGACTGTGGTGCCGGAAATATTAGTGCATTTACAGCTTCTTCGCTATTTACTACTCCTGCTCCGCCTTGTTCTGTTGTGACTGGTTTGGCTGCTGCAAGCATTACCGAGAATTCTGCTATTCTTAACTGGGTTGATTTTGCAGGTACATCCGGATACAATATACGATACAGAATAATAGGAGCTGCTTCTTGGACGAATGCAACTTCAAGTATTAATACTAAAAGCTTATCCGGATTAACGGCTTCATCCGCTTACGAATTTCAAATACAATCAGATTGTGGCAGCGGCAATACAAGTGCATTTTCGGCATCAGTCAATTTTACTAGCCTTGCACCTCCATGCAATGTTCCTACCGGATTAAGTCCGAGTGCTGTTACCAACAGTTCAGCTACTTTAAGTTGGAATGCAATTTCAGGAGCTAATGGATATACTATTCAATATCGTGTTGTGGGTGCAGCTACATGGACCACCTTAACGAATGCTAGCTCAAGCTACAATTTAAGCGGTTTATCAGCCAATACAACCTATGAGTTTGGTGTACAAACAAATTGTACTTCTAATTCAAGTGCATTTGCAGCTGCTACCTCATTTGCAACCTCAGCACCGCCGTGTATACTTCCTTCAGGATTAGCGGCTGCATCAGTAAGTGATGCCACAGCAACACTTTCTTGGGGAGCTGTTTCCGGTGCGGCAAATTATAATATACAATACCGAATTGTAGGAACATCGGTATGGACTACCGGATCAAGTGCCTCAAATAGTTTAAACATCTCTTCGCTTTCTGCCAGTTCAAATTATGAGTTTCAAGTGCAAACTGAATGCTCAAGCGGAAATACAAGTGCTTTTTCAACCTCCGCTAATTTCTCAACACTCGCAGCACCATGCAGTATTCCGAGTGGATTAAGCTCCGCTTCTGTAACCGATAATTCAGTTTCACTTACTTGGAATAATAATGCCAGTGCGCTATCCTATACTGTTCAATATCGTATCATAGGTTCAAGCACGTGGACACCTTTATCCAGCAATTTAAATTCAAAAAACATTAGTGGATTAAGCCCGGTTTCGAATTATGAATTTCAGGTTAAATCGGATTGCGGTGCCGGTAATACCAGTGCCTTTTCCTCTTCTTCAAATTTTGTGACACTTGCTCCACCTTGCAATATTCCAACCGGATTAAGCGCCTCTTCGGTTACTGAAAATGCAGCAACCTTGAGTTGGAATGCAGTTTCAGGTGCAGCTAGCTATTCAGTGCAATATCGAATTGTTGGTGCTGCAAATTGGACAGTTGTAAGCAGTATTGTTCCTACAAAACAATTGAGCAATTTATCTGCTTCATCTAACTATGAATTTCAGGTTCAAACTGAATGTACCTATGGTAACACAAGTAGTTTTAGTGCTTCCTTAAATTTCACAACTCCTGCTCCACCGTGCAATACTCCTTCCGGACTAAGTACATCAGGCGTAACATATAATGCTGCAACCCTTAACTGGACGTCCGCAATTGGAGCCAGTGCTTATACCATTAAGTATCATGTTGTGGGTGCCGCTACTTGGACAACGGCAAGTAGTGCCAACAATTCACTTGCATTAACTGCATTACAAGCTTCTACAAATTATGAATTTCAAGTTCAATCAGACTGTGGCGGAGGAAATGCCAGTGCCTATTCATCGGTAGTTGACTTTTTCACCCCTGCAGCACCTTGTAACATGCCATCGGGATTGAGCTCATCAGCTGTAACCTATAATTCTGCAACTGTTAACTGGAATACCTTGGCAGGAATAAATTCATTTACTATTCGCTATCGCATTGTTGGAGCGGCAACTTGGTCAAGTTTAACGAGTGTTACTAATTCAAAAAGTTTAACAGCATTAACACCTTCATCCAATTATGAATTTCAGATTCAATCCGATTGTGGAAATGCGAATACAAGTGCATTTACAGCATCTGCCAATTTTACAACTCCGGCACCGCCTTGCAATGCTCCAACGGGCCTAAGTTCATCCGCTATAACTTATAATTCCGCAACGATAAACTGGACCGCTTACTCCGGTGCCACTGCTTATATTTTGAAATATAGAGTGATTGGAGCTCCGACTTGGACAAGTGTAAATTCAAGCAATACAACTTATAACTTAACTAACTTAAGTTCTTCTGCCAACTATGAATTTAAAATTCAATCGGATTGCGGGAATTCAAACACCAGCTCATTTACATCAACCTCCACTTTTGTAACACCTGCCCCCCCTTGCAATGCACCGGTTGGGTTGAATGCCAGCTCTGTAACCTATAACTCAGCTATTTTGAATTGGGGGATTGTTGCAGGGGTTAGCAGTTACACTGTCCAATACCGTGTAGTAGGAACTGCAAATTGGATTAATACAAGTAGTGCAAGCAATTCTAAAACGGTAACCGGCTTAAATGCTTCTTCAAATTATGAGTTTCAGCTTCAAAGTGATTGTGGCAATGGAAACTTAAGCAGTTTCTCAGCTTCATCAACTTTTAGCACGCCGGCACCACCTTGTAGTGTTCCAAGTGCTTTGATGGCATCTTCCATAACCGACGTGTCTGCAAATCTTGATTGGTCGAATTTTGCAGGAGCAGGAACGTACAATCTTCAATACAGAATAATAGGTAGTTCAACTTGGACGAGTGTGGTATGCAGCATTAATTCAAAAAACATAAGTGGGTTAAGTGCCTCTACCACTTATGAATTTCAGGTTCAATCGGATTGCGGTAACGGAAATGTTAGTGCTTATTCCGGTTCATCCAATTTCTCAACAACTGCTACACCATGTAACATTCCTAGCGGATTAAATGCATCGGCAGTAACAAATAACACCGCTACCTTAAACTGGAATGCAATAGCGGGTGCTGTTTCCTATGCAATTCATTATCGCGTTGTGGGAACACCCACATGGACTGACTTAGTTAGCAATACTAATTCATTAAACATCAGCGGTCTTAACGCAAATGCAACTTACGAATTCGAAGTGCAATCGATATGCTCAGCCAGCAGTAGCAGTATTTTTTCGAGCACCTCTACTTTCGCAACTTCTGCACCGCCTTGTCTTAGCCCTTCCAATTTAGTTTCAGCTTCCATTACCGGGGATGCTGCGGATGTGAGTTGGACAGCGGTAGCAACTGCTGTTAATTATAACGTGCAATACCGCATTGTTGGCAGTTCAGTATGGAATACAGTTAGTGGTGCCAACACTACAATAACCTTAAATGCGCTTACACCATTATCGAATTATGAATTTCAAGTTCAAACAGAATGTGCGAGTGGTAATACAAGCCCATTTTCAAATTCAGCAACTTTCAGCACCTTGGCTCCACCGTGTAACCCTCCTGTTGGATTAGCTGTTGCTTCTATAACTGAGAACTCTGCTACTTTAAATTGGGTGGATTTTTCAGGTGCAAGCAGCTATACAATTCAATATCGAATTACCGGAACAACGACATGGACCAATTTAAGTAGCATCCTTAATTCCAAAAATTTATCCGGTTTAAATGGTTCAACCGGTTATGAATTTAGAGTGCAGTCAAATTGTGGGGCAGGAAATGTTAGTGTATTCACGGATTCCGTTTCATTTATTACACTTGCACCACCTTGCAATATTCCTTCCGGATTAGGCGCAAGTGCACTTACTTATAATTCTGCTATGCTCGATTGGAACGCTGTTCCGAATGCTGTTGCTTACAACTACAATTATCGTTTAATTGGCAGTGCCGCATGGATCAGTGGAACAGTAACTTCAAACAGTTTAAACTTAACCGGATTAAATGCAGCTGCAAACTATGAGTTTCAAGTTCAATGCGATTGTGGCAATAGTAATACAAGCAACTTTTCTTCTGCATCGGCTTTTACAACACAAGCAGCCCCATGCGGAACTCCAACAAATTTAGCAAGTGCTTCCGTTACCTATAATTCAGCCACAATAAGTTGGACACCTGTTGCGGGTGCAACATCATATACGATACAATATAAAATTTCGGTGACCAATTCATGGAATACTCTTAACAGCACTAGCGCTTCAAAAAGTTTAGTTGGGCTTAGTGATGCTTCCCTTTACGAATTTGGAATAGCTGCCGATTGTGGAAATGGGAATACAAGTATTTTTAGCACCAATGCTACCTTTACAACACTTGCAGCTCCTTGTACGATTCCGGTTGGATTAACTGCGGTTTCAAATTCACCTACCGATGCTTCCATTAATTGGACAAGTGTTGCAGGGGCTATTGGATACACGGTGCAATACAGAATTAGTGGTTCTACTAGTTGGTTATCCGTGCCATCAACCACCAATTCTGCTTATCTTCCTAACCTTAGTCATTCTTCCTCTTATGAATATCAAGTGCAGTCTGATTGTGGATCAGGTAATACCAGTGCATTCACATCAAGTGCAACTTTTAACACAGCAGTTCCTGCTTGTAATGCTCCGTCAACATTGGCAGCCACAAATCTAACATCAAACTCTGCTTTATTAGATTGGGCAAGTGTTTCGGGCGCTGCATCCTATAATTTACAATACCGTGTAACCGGTGCTACAACTTGGATTTCAGCAACGAGCAATTCCAGTTCAAAAAGCCTTACAAATCTTAACCCAACCACAAGCTATGAATTCCAAATTCAAACGGTTTGTATTGCAGGAAATTCAAGTGCTTTCTCCGCCAGTAGCGTTTTCACAACTGATATACCTCCTTGCAATACACCAAGTGGATTAGCAGCATCCTTAATTACCGACAATAGCGCACAGTTAAACTGGACAGCATTCTCGGGAGCTAATTCTTATTCTGTGCAATATAAAGAGAGCACTGCCTCCAATTGGATTAGTCTAACTTGCAACAGTAACTCGATTTCAATTACAAACCTACAAGCTTCTGCAACCTATCAATTTCAGATAGAATCGAATTGTGGTATTGGTGTTAGTAGTGGATATAGTGCCCCCGCCACCTTCACAACTTTAGCTCAACCTTGTATTGCTCCTTTAGGGTTAAGTGTAAATTCAGTGACTTCAAGTACTGCAAGCATAACTTGGAACGGACAAAGTAATGCTCAAAGTTATACGATCTCATATCGCTTAAATGGTGCGGCAAATTGGATGAATTTGAACAGCAATACCACCTCAATTAATTTAAGTGGATTAACTCCTTCTTCGACTTATGAATATCAAGTGCAAAGTAATTGTGCCATTGGAAGCAGTCCATTTTCAAGTATAGCAAATTTTGCAACAGGAAACCCTTCGTGCACAATTACTGCAAACCTTAGCTCAACTAACATTACACAAACCAGCGCCAATATTGCTTGGGATGCAGTTGCAGGAGCAAGCAGTTATTTAATTGAATACCGAGTTGTTGGCACAAATGTATGGACAAGTGTTTCGAGTAACACAACATCTGAAAGCTTAAGTGGTTTACTTCCAGCATCGAGTTATGAATTTCATGTTCAAACTATTTGTTCTGCTTCTAATTCAAGTGCATTTACAAATGCTGCAACTTTTGCTACTATAGCGCCTCCTTGCGGAATAGCAGCCGGATTAATTTCTGCAGGTGCAACATCCACTTCTGTTTCGTTAAGCTGGAACCCCGTTCAGGATGCAACTTCTTATTCAATACAGTATCGTGTGAGTGGATCAAGCACTTGGCAAACTGTAAATTCAAATGTTGCATCGGTAAATTTACTTGGGCTTACCGCAAATTCTATTTATGAGTATCAAGTACAAACAACATGCACTTATGGTTTAAGCCAATATAGCAATTCCGGAAGTTTTGCAACGTTAAGCGCTTCCGGTTGTGATACACCAACTGGATTATTTGCCAGCAGTATTAAATCTTCCTCTGCAAAATTAAATTGGAATCCTGCAAATGGTGCATCCAGCTATAAGGTGCAATACCGCAAACAGGGAAGCACTATTTGGACAAATAAAACTACTTCCTATACCAATAAATGCATTACCTCACTGGTTCCATTTACACCTTATGAGTTTCAAGTACAAACGAATTGTACTAGTAATACTAGTGCATATTCAAGTGCTTTTTTGTTTACAACTGCAAAATCACTTGGTGCAAAAACAACAGCAAACTATAATGCCCGCGCTGCACATAGCGCCTTAGGTATTACTTTAAACTGGACATCTTCATCAGAAACCAATCTTGCATTTTATACCATAGAACGTTCTGAAGATAATATTGAATTTGAACCAATTCGAAATATTGCAGCGGCCGGTAATAGCACCTTTGCTCAAGATTACGAATTTAATGACATCGACATGAAGCTTTCACCAGCTATTGGTACAGTTTGGTATCGCTTATCGATGACCGATAATCTTGGAAATGTGACCTATTTGCGAACCATTGAAGTAACCCAAATTAATGAGTTTGAAGATGTGTTTAAAGTTTATCCAAATCCGACTACTGACGACAATATAAATTTGACTGTTAAATTAGATCACCATGAAGAAATGCTTGTTGTGTTGATGGATATTTTAGGAAATCAAGTGTACTCTAAAGTAGTGGTTACCGACGATAATGGATTTGCTGCATCCGGTATAAATCCCGGTAAAGATTTAAAGCCCGGCATCTATGAAATTGTTGGGTATTCTTCCAAACGACAAATGAGTAAGAAACTTATTATTTATTAA